CGCGGCTTCGGCGGCATGGTCTCGTTCCGGCTGCGCGGCGGCGAGGAGGCCGCGCTCAAGGTGTGCGAGCTGGTGCAGGTGTTCACCCTCGGCGAGTCGCTCGGCGGCGTCGAGTCGCTGATCGAGCACCCCGGCAAGATGACGCACGCCAGCGTCGCCGGCTCGCCGCTGGAGGTGCCGGGCGATCTCGTCCGGCTGTCCGTCGGGATCGAGAACGTCGAGGACCTGCTCGCGGACCTGGCTCAGGCGCTGGCCTGAGCCTGCCCCGCCCGCCACTCGGCGGCGAGGATGGCGAAGTCGAGCTCGGTCGTCCACTCGCCCTTGAACCACTCGTTCTCGACGAGGACGGCCTCCTGGCGCATCCCGAGCCGGCGCAGCACGGCCGCGGACTTCTCGTTGCGGGCGTCGACCCGCCCGACGACGCGGTGCAGGTCCAGCCCGTCGAAGGCGAGCGCGAGCAGCGCCCGGCATGCCTCGGTCACGTAGCCGTGACCCTCGTGCTCGGGGTTGAGCACGTACCCGATCTCGCCGGCGCGGTGCTCGGCGCTGTGCCACATCAGCATGACGTCGCCCACCAGTTCGCCGGTGTCGCGGCGCACCACCGCGAGCGCGATCGCCTGGCCGGCCTCGTCGAGCGTCGAGCGGGTGCGCTGCGGATCGGCCAGCCGCCCGGCCACCTCGTCCCGGCTGCGCGGCGAGTACGGGATGTAGCGGCAGACGTCCTCGCGCGACTGGTAGGCGTGCACGGCGTCGACGTCGGTGGCCGCGTCGAGCGGGCGCAGCAGCAGCCGTTCGGTGCGGATCGGGTAGTCCGGGGTGAGCATCGCGTCACGCTAGCGTGGTACGCATGAGCTGCACAGCGTGCGCCATCTGGGACGAGGGTTACCTCGCGTACGACTTCGGCGAGCACCCGATGAACCCGGTGCGGCTCGAGCTGACGATCCGGCTCGCGCGCGAGCTCGGCGTACTGGACCGGCTCGAGGTGCTGCCGCCGCGCGCCGCCGACGAGCAGCAACTGCGCACCGTCCACGCCGCCGACTACCTCGACGCGGTCCGCACGGCGAGCGTCGACCAGGACTTCACCGGCTACGGCCTCGGCACCGACGACGACCCGGTGTTCCCCGGCATGTTCGAGGCGTCGGCGCTGATCGCGGGCGGCTCGGCGATCGCGGCGCAGCAGGTGTGGGGCGGGCACGTGCAGCACGCGGTGAACATCGCCGGCGGCCTGCACCACGCGATGCCGGGCTACGCCAGCGGGTTCTGCGTCTTCAACGACGTCGCGCTGGCGATCCGCACTATGCTGGCCGCGGGCGCCACCAGGATCGCGTACGTCGACATCGACGTGCACCACGGCGACGGCGTGCAGGCCGCGTTCTACGAAGACCCGCGGGTGCTGACGATCAGCCTGCACCAGGACCCACGCACCCTGTTCCCTGGCACGGGCATGCCGACCGAGACCGGGCGCGGCCCGGGCGAGGGCACCGCGATCAACCTGGCCCTGCCGCCCGGCACCGGTGATTCAGGCTGGTTGCGCGCCTTCCGCGCCGTCGTGCCCGGGGCGGTACGGGCGTTCGCGCCGGAGGTGCTGGTCACCCAGTGCGGCTGCGACACGCACCACGAGGACCCGCTGGCCAACCTGGAGCTGTCCGTCGACGGGCAGCGGGCCGCGATCGGCGAGCTGCACGCCCTCGCGCACGAGGCCGCCGGCGGCAGGTGGGTGGCGTTCGGCGGCGGCGGATACGGGGTGATCCGGTGCGTGCCGCGCACCTGGACGCACCTGCTGGCCGAGGCCTCCGGCGTCCGCGTCCCGCCGGAGACCCGGATCCCGGACGCGTGGACGGACCACCTGCGCGGCCGGGGCGTCTCCGGCGAGCTGCCGCGCACGATGGGCGAGGACCGCGTCCCGTTCGCCGAACGGTGGCAGCCGGGTGGGGAGAGCTGGCTGGACCGCGCGATCGGCGCGACCCGCCACGCGTCCTTCCCGCTGCTCGGCCTGGACCCGGACGACCCCCGTGACTGACTCCGCCGACCCCGTCCCGGACTACGACGACGCCGAGGCGCCGCCCCCGCCGCCGCACTGGGAGGCCGACGTGGTGGTCGCCGACGGCGGGACCGTGCACCTGCGCCCGATCCGTCCGTCCGACGCGCCGAAGCTGGTCGCCCTGCACGGCGGGCTGTCCCCGCGCACCCGCTACCTGCGTTACTTCTCCGCCTATCCGCGCATCCCCGAGCGCGACCTGTACCGGTTCAGCCATGTCGACCACCACGACCGGGTGGCGCTGATCGTCGAACTCGGCGGTGCGGCGATAGCCGTCGGCCGGTACGAGCGGTCACCCGGGACCGACGGTGTACCCAGCGCCGAGGTCGCGTTCGTGGTCGCCGACGCGCACCAGGGCCGTGGCATCGGCTCGGTGCTGCTCGAACACCTCGCGGCGGCCGGGCGCGAATGCGGCATCAGGCGGTTCGTCGCGGTCGTGCTCGCCGAGAACAGCGCGATGATCCGGGTGTTCCGCGACGCCGGATACGAGGTCACGCGGCACCTGGAGTACGGCGAGGTGAACCTGGAGTTCGCGATCGACGAGACGGCGGTGACCGAGGCGGTGATGCGCGAGCGCGAGCAGCGGGCCGAGGCGCGCTCGATCGCCCGGCTGCTCAACCCGGGGTCGGTGGCGATCGTCGGGGCCAGCAACGACGCCGGCAAGATCGGGCACGCGGTCGTGGTCAACCTGTTGCGCAGCGGCTTCGACGGACCGCTCTACCCGGTGAACCCGGACGCGCGGCACGTCAGCGGGATCCCGGCGTACCGCAGCGTGCTGGACGTCCCGGGCGAGCTCGACCTGGCGGTGATCGCGGTCCCGGCGCCGTCGGTGGCGGCGGTCGTCGACGAGTGCGCCCAGCGCGGGGTCAAGGGGCTGATCGTGATCAGCGGCGGGTTCGGCGAGCGCGGCGCCGAAGAGGAACGCGAGGCGGGCCGGACGGCCCAGCGCGCCCTGGTCACGGCGGCCCGGGCACACGGGATGCGCGTGGTCGGCCCGAACTGCCTCGGCGTGGTGAACACCGCGGCCGGGGTGCGGCTGAACGCCTCGCTCGCGCCGCTGCCGCCGCTGCCCGGGCGGGTCGGCTTCTTCTCCCAGTCCGGTGCGCTGGGCGTGACGATCCTGGGCGAGGCCGCGCGGCGCGGGCTGGGCGTCTCGACGTTCGTCTCGGCCGGGAACCGCGCGGACGTGTCCGGCAATGACATGCTGCAGTTCTGGGAGACCGACGAGCGCACCGACGTCGTGCTGATGTACCTGGAGAGCTTCGGCAACCCGCGCAAGTTCGCCCGGTTGACCCGCCGGCTCGGCCGCACCAAGCCGATCGTCACCATCAAGAGCGGCACCGGAACCGTCCTGGTCGCCGGCCTGGAGCAGACGTCGGTCGACGTGCCGGACGTCAGCGCGCGCGCCCTGTTCGAGGCGTCCGGCGTGATCCGGGTGGAGACGGTCAGCGGCATGTTCGACGTGGCGCTGCTGCTGTCGACGCAGCCGCTGCCGGCGGGCGGCCGGGTCGCGGTGGTCGGCAACTCGACCGCGATCGGGGTGCTCGTGGCGAACGCCTGTTCCGCCGAGGGGCTGCAGCTGACGCGTCTGGTCGACGTCGGGGTGGACGCCGGCGCGGAGGCGTTCGAGCCGGCCCTGGCCGGTGCGGTGGCCGACCCGGACGTCGACGCGATCGTGGTGGTGTTCGTTCCGCCGCTGCCGCGTTCGGCCGGTGACGATGTGGCCGTCGCCCTGCGCACGATCGCGGCGTCGAGCCAGAAGCCGGTGCTGTCGACCTTCCTCGGCTTCGAGGGCGTGCCGGACGCGCTCGCGGCAGCCGGCGAGGAGGCTGCGCCCCGCGGCTCGGTGCCGTCGTACCCGTCCCCGGAGCGGGCGGTGCGGGCCCTGGCCCGGGCGGTGCGGTACGCGGCGTGGCGCGCGACCCCGGCCGGGGTGGTGCCCGAGCTCGCGGACCTCGACCTCGACCGCGCGCGGGAGCTGGTGGACGGCGTGCTGACGGCCGCGCCGCAGGGCCGCGAGCTGACCGTCGACGAGGCCGGCCGGCTGCTCGGCTCGGTGGGCGTGCTGCTGTCCTACGAGGAGCCGGCGCGGACCGTCGAGGTGGTCTTCACCGTGTTCGACGACCACTCGTTCGGCGCGCTGGTGTCCTTCGGGCTGGGCGGGGTGGCCACCGAGTTGCTCGGCGACACCGCGTACGCCGCTGCGCCGCTCACCACCCAGGACGCGGAGCAGCTGATCGGTACCCCGCGCGCCGCGCCGCTGCTCACCGGCTACGAGGGCAGCGAACCGTGCGACACCGCGGCGCTCGCCGACCTGGCGCTGCGGCTGTCGGCGCTCGGCGACGCGCTGCCGGAGCTGGCCGAGTGCCGGGTGGGCGCGCTGGCCACGCCGTTCGGCGTGCAGGTGACGTCGGTGGCCGCCCGGCTGGCGCCGCCCACGGCGCGCGGAGACACCGGCCCGCGGCGCATGCGCGGCCTCTAGCTGCTGCGGCGCTCCCCCCACCGGGTGGCGAGTCTTGCTGCGCTCCCCCCACCGGGTGACGGAATTTGGGGCCGGATTTTGGTAACCCGGTGGGGGAAGCGCTAGCGCTTCGGTGAGCCGGACGGTTCGATCGGGTGCGGCCCGGGCACGCTCGGCAGCCCCGGGGTGGCGCGCGTCAGCCGGTTGAGCAGGCCGGACGTACCGGCCGGCGGCGTCCAGTCGTAGCGGACCGCGGTGCCGTTGGTGGCCCACGGTGCGCAGCCGGCGTAGCTGACCACGACGGGGGCGAGCCGGCCGCCCGTGGTCGCGGTCGGGTACAGCACCAGCTCGCGCACCGGCTGGACCGGGCACGGCCGTGCCGACCGGGTGACCGCGGCCGCGTTCAGGCTGGTGGCCACGTCAGCAGCGTCCCGGCCGAGCAGCACGGTGCTGCCGGTGGCCTCGATCCGCCCGCCCAACGAGGTGGCCGCGTAGCCGCACACCCGGATCGAGTCGACCAGTTCGGCGAACAGCGGTCCCGAGCCGCCGAACTGGCCGGTGCCACCCCCGCCGGGAACCATCAGCCGGATCGGAGTCGCCGGGCAACTCGCGGTGTCAGCGCCGTTCGCCCCGCCTGCCGTCTCGGGTGCCGCGCGCGGCGCCGTCCCCTCCGGCGCCGCCGCCTTGCCCTGCAGGTCGCCCGAGACCGAACTGCCGGCGGCCGAATCGCCGGAGCCGTTCGTCCCGGTACTGAGCGCGGCGATACCGGTGCCGATACCGCCCACTGCGATGACCGCCGCGGCGATCGACCCGACCCGCATCCGCCGGTTGTGCCGGACGGCCCGGGCGTGCGCGATCACCAGATCGGGGTTGACCGGCTGGCCTTCGCCGGCGCGCAGCGCGGCGCGCAGCTGCGACTCGCTCGGGCTCATGGCGTTCCTCCTACCGACAGCTCGACGCGCAGCCGGGCCAGCGCGCGCGAACAGGTGCTCTTGACCGTGCCGACCGGCATCCCCAGCGTCTCTGCGGTTTCCTGTTCCGGCAGGTCGCAGTAGTAGCGCAGCACGATCACCGCGCGTTCCTTGGGGCTCAGCCCGGTGAGCAGGCGGCGCAGCTCGTCCCGCTCGTCGGTGCCGGTGGTGCTGTCGGCGACCGGCACCTCCGGCAGTGTCTCGGTCGGCCGCTCGCCCCACCACTTGCGGCGCGTGGAATCGATGTGCGCGGTGACCATCGCCTTGCGCGCGTACGCCAGCGGTGCGTCGATCCGGTCCCACTTGAGGTAGACCCGGGTGAGCGCGGTCTGCACGAGGTCCTCTCCACGGTAATGGTCGCCGGTCAGCAGCCGGGCAGCGTGCAGCAGCGTCGCGCCGTTCGCCTCGACGAACGCGCGGAACGCCGGCTCGTCACGCATCGCCACCTGCCTCCACCTGCATCGACGAGGTGGGCGCGTCACCGAGTTCCAGCCACAGCCGCTGGTGCGGGATCTCGTGTTCGACGAAGATCCCGCCGTGCGGCCGGAAACCCTGCCGAAGGTAGAAGCCGATCGCGCTCTCGCGCGCGTTGCACCACAACAGCGCGCCGCCGCGCTCGCGTGCCTGCCGGACGGCGGCGCCGACCACGAGCGCACCGAGACCACGCCCGCGGTATCCGGGAAGCGTGGCCATCTGGCGCAGGTGCCAGCCGTCCGTGCGGCCCGGCTGCCACGGCGGGGCGTCCCGGTAGATGAAGCAGGTGCACAGCGCGACGCCGTCGTCGCCGATCGCGCCGAGGTGCACCGCGCCGGTCAGCTCGTCACCGGGCAGCGGTGCACCAGGCAGCAGGTTCGGGCGCAGCACGCTCCGGCGCAGCCCGCGGGTCAGCGCCTCGTCGACGACCTCGACACGCACCACCTAGCTGCCCGGCTGGTACACCATCAGGAAGACGATCACGGCGAAGATGATGCCGACGATCCCGCCGGTGGCGGCGACGCGCGCGCTCAGCGACGAGGCCGGCTCCGAGCCGGCCAGCGCGGTGGCCCGCTCCAGCGTCGGGACGATCACACCCAGCACCAGCGCGACCGCGACCAGCCAGAGCAGCGCGGACACCCAGATCCACGGCTCACTGAACTCGGCCACCTTCTCGTGCTTGCCGTACGGCGACTTGCTCGACATCAGCGCGAAGCCGAACACGATCACCAGGATCGAGGCGTAGCTGTAGATCTTCAGCACGCGCGAGGACGACGCGGTCGCGGCGGCATCGCCGGTGCGCACGCCACGCGCCGCGGTCGTGGCCGCGTGCACGAGCGGGCCGACCGCGAACACGGTGAACAGCAGGTGCAGCGCCAGCATGATTTTGAACATGGCGCCCACGCTAGCTGTCGAGCCGCTCCCGCACGTCGGGTCCCCACCGTCCGGCGTACAGCCGTTGCAGCTGCGGGATCTGCCAGTCCTCGCCGGTCACCATCTGCCGGCACCGGTAGCTCTCGCAGTGGCAACGCAGCAGGAACTGCGGGTCGGCGATCACGGTCGCGTAGTCGTAGGTGAGCTCCTCGCCGGCTGCGATCTCGCGGCGCGCCAGGAACCGGTGCGGGCCGGCCCACCACAGGTTCGGCTCGCAGCTGTGATTGACCGCCTCGCCGAGTGCGAGCTCGGTGCCGGCGGCGATCGCGCGCGCCGCGAACGTTCCGGCGCCGGCGATCGCCGACGGGGCTACGCGGGCGAGCACCGCGGCGGTCACCCGGCCCGCCGCTGCCGGCGACCGTGCCGGGCACGCAGGTAGTCGGCCACCACGAACTCGCCGAGCCGCCCGAGTTTGGGCAGGAAGACCCGGCCGCCGTTGCGCCGGCCCACCTCCTGCATGAACTCGATCAGCCGCGGGTCGTCGTCCAGCATGAAGATGTTGATGGTCGCGCCGCGGCGGGTGCAGCGCTCGACCTCGGCCAGCGTGGCCGCAATGGTCTCCGGCGTGGGTGGCCAGGAGAAGTCGGCGAAGCCGTCGCGGGCCAGGTGCGCGGTCGGCTCACCGTCGGTGATGACCAGGATCACCGGCTCGGCGTTGCGGTGCTTGTCCAGGAACCGGCGCGCCAGCATCAGGCCGTGTTGCAGGTTGGTGCCCTGCACGCGGTCCCAGTCGTGCTCGACGAGCGCGCCGGTGGACATCACCCGGGCATAGTCGCTGAACCCGATGATCTCGATCGCGTCCTGCGGGTACTTCGTGCTGATCAGCGAGTGCAGCGCGAGCGCGGTCGTCTTCGCCTCGCCCCAGGTGCCGCGCAGCTCCATCGAGTACGACATGTCCACGAGCAGCGCGACGGCGGCGGACGAGCGGCGCTCGGTCTCGACCACCTCGAAGTCCTCGCCGGTCAGCCGCAGCGGACGGCCTTCCACGGACGACCGCAACACCGCATTGCGGACGGTGCGCACGACGTCCAGCGGCTGCTCGTCGCCGAAGCGCCACTCGCGGCTGGCGCCGGTGACCTCGCCCGCCGCGCCCGCATCGCGCACGTCGTGCCCGCCGCGTCCACGGGATTCGAGCACGTCGAAGACGCGCCGCAGCGCGGTCGAGCCGAGCCGGCGCAGCGCGCGCGGCGTCAGCTTGAGGCCGTCGCTGCCGCGCTGCAGGTAGCCCTGCTCGCGCAGCTCGCGCTCGATGCGGCGCAACTGGTCCATGTCGTCGACGGCGCTGCTGCCGAGCGCGCGCTCGATCAGCTCCTCGTCGATGTCCTCCAGGCTGGCGCCCGGGTATTCCTGGGACAGCAGTTCGTCGAGCTGGTCGAGGTCGGCGAGCTCGGCCAGCGCGCCGGTGGCGTCCGCGTAGCCGAGGCCCTGGTCACCGTCCATCCGCTGCCGGCCGCCCCACGGCAGGTCGGGACGGGCCGAGCGCAGGCCCTGCTGCAGCCGGGCCATCTGCTCGGCCAGCCCGGCGTCGCCGAGTGCCTGCTGCATCAGCGACTCGAGCTCGCCGCGCTGTTCGGGGGTCAGCGAGTCCATCAGCCGCTGGGCCGCCGCCGCCCGGCGGGCGAGCGAGTCGACGAGCTCGGCGAGGTTCTGCGGGCTGTCCGGGAAGTACTGCCCGTACTGCGCCATGAACGCCTCGAACTGAGCCTGGGTGTGCTCGCCGCGGGCGTCCGCGTCGAGCATGTCGTTGAGCGCCTGCATCATCTGCCGGATCTGGTCGAGGTCCTGCGACGTCGCGTTCTGCAGCGCGTTGCGCATGCCGGCGAACTGCGCGTCGAGCACCTCCTCGCGCAGCAGTTGCTGGATCCGCGCGTAGGCGGCAGCAGCCTCCGGTGAGCGCCACTGGTACTCGGCCAGGGCGCGCACCGCGCGGGCGGCGTCGTTGGGCAGCGCGTCCAGCTCGGCCTCGGCCATTCGCGCCGAATCGTCCGGGTCGGGGAACAGGGCGCGGCGCTCGGCCTCGAGAGCCTGCTCGAGCAGCTCGCGGACCTGCTGCAGCGTCCCGTCCAGCCGGCCGCTGTTGCGCAGCTCGCGGGCGCGCGAGCGGGCACGGCGGCGCAGCGCGTCCAGCCCGTCGCGGTCGCCCGCGCCCTGCCGCAGCAGCCGGTTCAGCGCCTGGCGCGGCGAGGCGCCGGCCAGCACGTCGTCGCCGACCCGGTCCAGCGCCTCGCGGATGTCGAACGGCGGTTCCAGCGGGTCCGGCCCCCCGTGCCAGGCCCCGTATCGCGCGCTCACGCCTGCCCGCAATCTCCGCCGAGTGGCGACTCGACACGCCGAGTGGCGAGATTCAGGTCGCCACTGGGCACCCGAGGTCGCCACTCGCGCATGGTGTCAGTGCCCATAGATCGTCCGGACGCCGTCGCTGTCCTTGGCCAGGCGCTTGTTCAGGTGCAGGCCCTCCAGCGCGAACTCCAAGGCCGCCGCCGCGATCCCCACCGCCGCCGGGCCCTCCCCGATCCCGTCCGGCTCCAGGCGCTCGAGCAGCGCGGAGAGCACCGGCACCGGGCCGAGCTGGGCGAGCAGCGCGTCGGCGCCGACCGCGTCGCCGCTGCTCACCGTGAGCCCGTCGTCGAACTTCTGCTGCAGCGGGCGCAGGTCCAGCCCGGCCAGCCGCGCCCGGAACGTCTCGGCGACGGCGCGCCGCAGCAGGTGTTCGAGCACCTCGAACTCGCGCCCCTCGTCGGCGTCGTCGAACTCCACCTTGCCGCGCGAGGCGGGGATGACGCAGGGCAGGTCGGCGACCCGCGCGACGGCCAGCGGTTCGCCGGCGATCGCGGCCCGGCGCACCGCCGACGCGGCGACCGTCTCGACGGCGGCGATAGCGAACCGCGCGGACACTCCGGAGCGCTGGTCGACCTGCGGTGCGTCGCGCACCCCCCGCGCGAAGCGGGCGATCACCTCGAGCAGGTGCGCGGGCACGACCGGCGCCGCGTGCGAGGCGTCCGTCCACAGCACCGCGGCCTCCTGCGCGACCAGGGTCAGCTCGTCGATGAGCTCGAGCGGGTAGTGGGTGCGCACCTCGGCCCCGAACCGGTCCTTGAGCGGGGTGATGATCCGGCCGCGGTTGGTGTAGTCCTCCGGATTCGCACTGGCGACCAGCAGCAGGTCCAGCGGCATCCGCAACTGGTAGCCGCGCACCTGGATGTCGCGTTCTTCCAGCACGTTGAGCAGCGCGACCTGGATCCGCTCGGCCAGGTCGGGCAGCTCGTTCACTGCGATGATGCCGCGGTTGGTGCGCGGCACCAGCCCGTAGTGGATGGTCTCCGGGTCGCCGAGCGTGCGGCCCGCGGCGACCTTGATCGGGTCGACGTCACCGATCAGGTCACCGACCGAGGTGTCCGGGGTGGCCAGCTTCTCGCCGTACCGCTCGCTGCGGTGCTTCCAGGCCACCGGGGTGAGGTCGCCGTCGGTGGCGACGATCGCCACGCAGCGGCCGCACACCGGTGCGTACGGGTGATCGTTGATCTCGCAGCCGGCGATCACGGGCGTCCACTCGTCGAGCAGGCCGGTGATGGTGCGGATCAGCCGGGTCTTGCCCTGGCCGCGCTCGCCGAGCAGCACCAGGTCGTGCCCGGCGAGCAGCGCGCGCTCGACCTCCGGCACCACGGTGTCCTCGAAGCCGACGATGCCGGGCAGTGTCGGTTCGCCGGCCGCGAGCCGGCCGATCAGGTTCTCGCGGATCTCGGTCTTGACGCTGCGGTGCACGTGCCCGGACGCGCGTAGCTCGCCGAGTGTGGAGATGGACGGGGCAGTGGTGGGGGCGCTCACCCGCTCGACGCTACGACCCGGAGGCAAACGCCGCCACGGTCACGGCACCTGCAGGAAGATCGACTGGGCGAGCGTGACGAGCTCCGGATCGTTCTCGCGCGTCGGCCCGTCCAGGTACCAGGCGTCGACCACCTCGACGCCCGCGTCCTGTCCCAGCGCGCTGAAGGCGTCCGGGCTCGGAACCGCGGCAGGTCCCGCGGGCAGGCGATACCCCTCGCGGAGCAGATCGACCAGGTTGCCGGTGCCGTTCCTGGTCACGAGCTTCACGAAGTCGCCCGCCGTCTTGTAGACGCCCGGGTCGCGGCCGGTGAAGCCGAGGTCGGAGATCGCCAGGCCCACCGCGCG
This genomic stretch from Jatrophihabitans cynanchi harbors:
- a CDS encoding bifunctional acetate--CoA ligase family protein/GNAT family N-acetyltransferase yields the protein MTDSADPVPDYDDAEAPPPPPHWEADVVVADGGTVHLRPIRPSDAPKLVALHGGLSPRTRYLRYFSAYPRIPERDLYRFSHVDHHDRVALIVELGGAAIAVGRYERSPGTDGVPSAEVAFVVADAHQGRGIGSVLLEHLAAAGRECGIRRFVAVVLAENSAMIRVFRDAGYEVTRHLEYGEVNLEFAIDETAVTEAVMREREQRAEARSIARLLNPGSVAIVGASNDAGKIGHAVVVNLLRSGFDGPLYPVNPDARHVSGIPAYRSVLDVPGELDLAVIAVPAPSVAAVVDECAQRGVKGLIVISGGFGERGAEEEREAGRTAQRALVTAARAHGMRVVGPNCLGVVNTAAGVRLNASLAPLPPLPGRVGFFSQSGALGVTILGEAARRGLGVSTFVSAGNRADVSGNDMLQFWETDERTDVVLMYLESFGNPRKFARLTRRLGRTKPIVTIKSGTGTVLVAGLEQTSVDVPDVSARALFEASGVIRVETVSGMFDVALLLSTQPLPAGGRVAVVGNSTAIGVLVANACSAEGLQLTRLVDVGVDAGAEAFEPALAGAVADPDVDAIVVVFVPPLPRSAGDDVAVALRTIAASSQKPVLSTFLGFEGVPDALAAAGEEAAPRGSVPSYPSPERAVRALARAVRYAAWRATPAGVVPELADLDLDRARELVDGVLTAAPQGRELTVDEAGRLLGSVGVLLSYEEPARTVEVVFTVFDDHSFGALVSFGLGGVATELLGDTAYAAAPLTTQDAEQLIGTPRAAPLLTGYEGSEPCDTAALADLALRLSALGDALPELAECRVGALATPFGVQVTSVAARLAPPTARGDTGPRRMRGL
- a CDS encoding sigma 54-interacting transcriptional regulator, encoding MSAPTTAPSISTLGELRASGHVHRSVKTEIRENLIGRLAAGEPTLPGIVGFEDTVVPEVERALLAGHDLVLLGERGQGKTRLIRTITGLLDEWTPVIAGCEINDHPYAPVCGRCVAIVATDGDLTPVAWKHRSERYGEKLATPDTSVGDLIGDVDPIKVAAGRTLGDPETIHYGLVPRTNRGIIAVNELPDLAERIQVALLNVLEERDIQVRGYQLRMPLDLLLVASANPEDYTNRGRIITPLKDRFGAEVRTHYPLELIDELTLVAQEAAVLWTDASHAAPVVPAHLLEVIARFARGVRDAPQVDQRSGVSARFAIAAVETVAASAVRRAAIAGEPLAVARVADLPCVIPASRGKVEFDDADEGREFEVLEHLLRRAVAETFRARLAGLDLRPLQQKFDDGLTVSSGDAVGADALLAQLGPVPVLSALLERLEPDGIGEGPAAVGIAAAALEFALEGLHLNKRLAKDSDGVRTIYGH
- a CDS encoding SET domain-containing protein-lysine N-methyltransferase, whose protein sequence is MTAAVLARVAPSAIAGAGTFAARAIAAGTELALGEAVNHSCEPNLWWAGPHRFLARREIAAGEELTYDYATVIADPQFLLRCHCESYRCRQMVTGEDWQIPQLQRLYAGRWGPDVRERLDS
- a CDS encoding VWA domain-containing protein; the protein is MSARYGAWHGGPDPLEPPFDIREALDRVGDDVLAGASPRQALNRLLRQGAGDRDGLDALRRRARSRARELRNSGRLDGTLQQVRELLEQALEAERRALFPDPDDSARMAEAELDALPNDAARAVRALAEYQWRSPEAAAAYARIQQLLREEVLDAQFAGMRNALQNATSQDLDQIRQMMQALNDMLDADARGEHTQAQFEAFMAQYGQYFPDSPQNLAELVDSLARRAAAAQRLMDSLTPEQRGELESLMQQALGDAGLAEQMARLQQGLRSARPDLPWGGRQRMDGDQGLGYADATGALAELADLDQLDELLSQEYPGASLEDIDEELIERALGSSAVDDMDQLRRIERELREQGYLQRGSDGLKLTPRALRRLGSTALRRVFDVLESRGRGGHDVRDAGAAGEVTGASREWRFGDEQPLDVVRTVRNAVLRSSVEGRPLRLTGEDFEVVETERRSSAAVALLVDMSYSMELRGTWGEAKTTALALHSLISTKYPQDAIEIIGFSDYARVMSTGALVEHDWDRVQGTNLQHGLMLARRFLDKHRNAEPVILVITDGEPTAHLARDGFADFSWPPTPETIAATLAEVERCTRRGATINIFMLDDDPRLIEFMQEVGRRNGGRVFLPKLGRLGEFVVADYLRARHGRRQRRAG
- a CDS encoding SigE family RNA polymerase sigma factor, whose protein sequence is MRDEPAFRAFVEANGATLLHAARLLTGDHYRGEDLVQTALTRVYLKWDRIDAPLAYARKAMVTAHIDSTRRKWWGERPTETLPEVPVADSTTGTDERDELRRLLTGLSPKERAVIVLRYYCDLPEQETAETLGMPVGTVKSTCSRALARLRVELSVGGTP
- a CDS encoding GNAT family N-acetyltransferase; this translates as MLTPDYPIRTERLLLRPLDAATDVDAVHAYQSREDVCRYIPYSPRSRDEVAGRLADPQRTRSTLDEAGQAIALAVVRRDTGELVGDVMLMWHSAEHRAGEIGYVLNPEHEGHGYVTEACRALLALAFDGLDLHRVVGRVDARNEKSAAVLRRLGMRQEAVLVENEWFKGEWTTELDFAILAAEWRAGQAQASA
- a CDS encoding acetoin utilization protein AcuC, which codes for MSCTACAIWDEGYLAYDFGEHPMNPVRLELTIRLARELGVLDRLEVLPPRAADEQQLRTVHAADYLDAVRTASVDQDFTGYGLGTDDDPVFPGMFEASALIAGGSAIAAQQVWGGHVQHAVNIAGGLHHAMPGYASGFCVFNDVALAIRTMLAAGATRIAYVDIDVHHGDGVQAAFYEDPRVLTISLHQDPRTLFPGTGMPTETGRGPGEGTAINLALPPGTGDSGWLRAFRAVVPGAVRAFAPEVLVTQCGCDTHHEDPLANLELSVDGQRAAIGELHALAHEAAGGRWVAFGGGGYGVIRCVPRTWTHLLAEASGVRVPPETRIPDAWTDHLRGRGVSGELPRTMGEDRVPFAERWQPGGESWLDRAIGATRHASFPLLGLDPDDPRD
- a CDS encoding GNAT family N-acetyltransferase: MRVEVVDEALTRGLRRSVLRPNLLPGAPLPGDELTGAVHLGAIGDDGVALCTCFIYRDAPPWQPGRTDGWHLRQMATLPGYRGRGLGALVVGAAVRQARERGGALLWCNARESAIGFYLRQGFRPHGGIFVEHEIPHQRLWLELGDAPTSSMQVEAGGDA